A portion of the archaeon BMS3Bbin15 genome contains these proteins:
- a CDS encoding glucosamine--fructose-6-phosphate aminotransferase has translation MCGLGGIFNLTGKRISGRDITVMAAMMKDRYDGRGGGFAAYGIYPKYREYYAFHLFFEDEEAKEVTEEFLKNRVAIIKDEEVPMRNIKEIPREQIVWRYFVEVPHKFKNKADYLKREQDYIIDTVFTINDEIDGAFVASSGKNMGVFKAAGMPQDVARLFKIEKYNAYSWITHGRFPTNTPGWWGGAHPFNILDWCVVHNGEISSYGTNRRYLESFGYKCRLLTDTEVVAYLFDLLVRKQKLSIKTAATALTPPFWSQIDRMPEPMKTKLTTLRMTYAPAMLNGPFAIIVTNAETMIGLNDRIKLRPLMAGKREDFVYLASEEAAIREISPELDRLWAPRAGNPVIARLNDDVKEEIIH, from the coding sequence ATGTGTGGATTAGGTGGAATATTCAATCTAACAGGAAAAAGGATATCTGGAAGAGATATTACTGTAATGGCGGCAATGATGAAGGACAGGTATGATGGAAGAGGAGGGGGATTTGCTGCCTATGGTATATATCCGAAGTACAGAGAGTATTATGCATTTCATCTCTTCTTTGAAGATGAAGAGGCAAAGGAGGTTACAGAAGAGTTCCTGAAAAACAGAGTAGCTATAATCAAGGATGAAGAGGTGCCAATGAGGAATATAAAGGAGATTCCCAGAGAGCAAATAGTATGGCGCTATTTTGTTGAAGTACCTCATAAATTCAAAAATAAGGCTGATTATCTGAAGCGTGAGCAAGATTATATAATTGATACTGTTTTCACAATTAATGATGAAATTGATGGTGCCTTTGTTGCAAGCAGCGGTAAAAATATGGGTGTTTTCAAGGCAGCAGGTATGCCCCAGGATGTGGCAAGACTATTCAAAATTGAGAAATATAATGCCTACTCATGGATTACCCACGGAAGATTTCCCACAAATACACCAGGATGGTGGGGCGGTGCACATCCCTTCAACATACTCGACTGGTGTGTTGTACACAATGGCGAGATAAGCAGTTATGGCACAAACAGGCGATATCTTGAGAGCTTCGGCTACAAATGCAGGCTTTTAACAGATACCGAAGTTGTTGCTTATCTCTTTGACCTTCTGGTGAGAAAGCAGAAACTGAGTATTAAAACTGCTGCAACGGCCCTGACGCCACCCTTCTGGAGTCAGATTGATAGAATGCCGGAGCCTATGAAGACAAAGCTTACAACCCTGAGAATGACATATGCTCCTGCAATGCTAAATGGCCCCTTTGCGATAATAGTGACCAATGCTGAGACTATGATAGGGCTGAACGACAGAATAAAATTGAGACCTCTCATGGCAGGAAAAAGGGAAGATTTTGTGTATCTCGCAAGTGAAGAGGCTGCTATAAGAGAGATATCCCCCGAGCTGGACAGGCTCTGGGCTCCCAGGGCAGGTAACCCGGTTATTGCCAGATTGAACGACGATGTAAAGGAAGAGATTATACATTAA